A window of Zingiber officinale cultivar Zhangliang chromosome 5A, Zo_v1.1, whole genome shotgun sequence contains these coding sequences:
- the LOC121980056 gene encoding serine/threonine-protein kinase WNK2-like, producing the protein MLQGTKKKDEKKNAEVELPNPATLGRRTGGQGDGDRNRGAEERRRRGGGWSLLWESGLAATAAVVAAPLPLTAAAGAGGPVANDSEAQDEAHHQKHSHYQEEDLGGLPHPTPLLPPAPSTPSPCFALPKPATPHKITVICPKIFPPQQLQPLSLLCFALKPFLPKPSATPATRDAPYISAISATPTAISATPTARNTPYICAISATPATISATPVAPASPPFVDSSRLLLNGIIK; encoded by the exons ATGTTACAAGGCACCAAAAAAAAGGACGAAAAAAAAAATGCTGAAGTAGAACTTCCAAATCCAGCGACGTTAGGCCGACGAACCGGGGGGCAGGGTGACGGCGACAGGAACCGGGGGGCTGAGGAGCGGCGGCGCCGAGGCGGTGGCTGGAGCCTGCTGTGGGAGAGCGGGTTGGCAGCCACGGCCGCCGTCGTCGCAGCCCCTTTGCCCCTGACTGCTGCTGCTGGTGCTGGTGGACCTGTGGCGAACGATTCCGAAGCCCAGGACGAGGCCCACCACCAGAAGCACAGCCACTACCAAGAAGAAGATCTTGGTGGCCTTCCCCAC CCAACCCCGCTGCTTCCGCCGGCGCCGTCAACACCTTCTCCGTGCTTTGCTCTCCCAAAACCCGCGACGCCCCATAAGATTACTGTGATTTGCCCTAAAATCTTTCCTCCCCAGCAACTCCAACCTCTTTCTTTACTGTGCTTTGCCCTAAAACCTTTCCTCCCCAAACCTTCGGCGACTCCAGCAACCCGCGACGCCCCTTACATCTCCGCCATCTCGGCGACTCCAACAGCCATCTCGGCGACTCCAACAGCCCGCAACACCCCTTACATCTGCGCCATCTCGGCGACTCCAGCAACCATCTCGGCGACTCCAGTAGCTCCGGCTTCCCCTCCCTTCGTCGACTCCAGCAG